Part of the Musa acuminata AAA Group cultivar baxijiao chromosome BXJ3-10, Cavendish_Baxijiao_AAA, whole genome shotgun sequence genome, TAACATGTGGTCTGGCCCAGGGCTGAAATTCTTGGTCTTATCTGAAAATGGGAATTGGACATTGCATGTGGTCTGACCAGCTGGGGTGGTATATATAGTGCCATGTTAATGGATTTCATATTATCCAAACAGATGTCTGCATAACACCTCTTTCATGTGGTACTTGTATTGCTATCATTAGTTCATGATTGTAAAAAGTACGTTTAAGCACTTGCTTTTGCCCTTTAGAAAATATATTTCATCTATCTGCatatatttagatctttggctctTAATATTACTGGTTTTGAGTAGTTCTTGGGCCTCAAGAAAAAACGTGCATCCAGCTGTCGTCTGACAAAGCCCAACCTGGACCTGTCCCATGGATGCCCTAGTTATTGCCAAAGAATTTTCATCATATACTACCATGAGGTTTTTGTTCCTGTATCTGTTTAACTGTAAAGCAGCTTCTGCTACTTGGCTTTCAGGTGTAACATCGAATACTTCCGTGAGACATGGGCTTGGTAACAAGATTGATCAAAGTCCATTGGATCCATATCAAAGTTCTCCTCAAATGGGTGAGCAATTAGTtacaagaaggaagaaggaggtgCTTCTGGATGATGTTACAGGTTCTGCTAGAGCCATGTCAAGTCCAACGCACTCTCTTTCAAATAGTGCAAAATGGAAAAGGACTGAAAGAGACAGGGATCAGAACAAAGATGCATTAGGACGAAGTTCTACAGCTAAAGCGGGTTGTCCATCATCAAGCGGTGGCAGGGGTGAACGAAAGGCAAAGACAAAACCTAAGCAAAAGATAGCTCAGTTATCAACTTCTGGAAATGGTCTTGGCAGAGTTACAGAGGCAGCCAATCTTATGTCACCAACGTTGCATGCACCTTTTGACACTGTGAATAGCTCTATCACCAAAATTGATCAAGAAGTTGAATTGCATAGTTTGGATAATCTGGTCCATGATTCGTCAAAAGAAAATGATGATGCCATCTTTACAAACCTACCTCTGCATGGGATAGAATCCATCGATGAACTAGATGTTGCTGAAGGGCTGGGCGGACAAGGGCAGGATATTGCTTCCTGGTTGAACGTTGATGAAGATTCACTACAAGATCATGATCTGGTGGGCCTGGAAATTCCAATGGATGACCTTTCAGAATTGACATTGAACTTTTAAGAGAGCCCATCATACCTTCTCTGGATATCAAACAATCTAGGTCAGGTAAGAGTTCTCGTGTTCTTATACCTAACAAATCAAATTATGTACCTCTTGGCAGTTAGAATCTATAATTAGGCCAGTCTATTCTTTTGTATACCTTTTCAGTTCTTGGCAGATCCCAATTGTTTTCTGTCACCTGAGGATTGTTCATAGTGCCAAATTACAAAATCAATTGAGCATTTATCTAGAATGTATATTATTTCAAAGTGGTATTGTTGTCTCTTTTTCTTTCCCTCACATTTGTTGGTGACTGACTATACTGTTAGTCTATGCAAAATAGTGACATCTTGAAACTAAGTTCATTCATTTGCAAGCTACTATCAAGCATTGTATATGACAGGATTTTGCCATCTGCTACCTTTAGCAAGAGGAGGTGATGTCTGTATTGCATTATGTAGGACAAATTTGGTGCTACAGCATTTATATTGTTGTGAGAAAATTTATATTGCGTTATGTATGAACTTGCAAAATTATAACTAATGTAGTTATTACTCACATCATGTTGTTAACACTTGCTTTGAGAAGCACATTAATGCAGCCACTCGACTTCTCTTTCTTTGAAGACTCAAGCCACGCAAAATTGGGTGCACATTAATGCACGCCCCAATGTAATGCAGCTGATGCGAGGGCCCACATGAACCTTTAACTCTGATGTGATGATTCCACAAAAATATCAGATTAAACGCTTCCTCACCGTTGGTTCACACTGCCGCTGATGCCGCAGCAGCCTCACGTCCTGCCTTCCCTTCCTTCCTCGGGCGAACGCAGCCACACACCTCAATCAAATGACCACGTTAAGTTTCCGCCCGTCATATGAACCAAACATACGACGTGTTCTCCCCACCAAACCACTAGTTCTTCGATCACCCCCTCCGATCTTTTTAGCTTCCTCCAACCCCTCGCATTCAAGAGGGGGAGGAGGAACTAAGAAGACACCTTGGCTTCCATGGTTCCAGCGGATCCACCGAAACCAGATCGTACGCAAGACACAGGACCCCGCCGCGAGCTGGTGGTATCATCCGACGATCCTGAGATGAAGAACTCGGAGCCAAACGTCGGCTCCTCGACAAACGAGCATGTCACGGCGGAGATCACCAAGGAGTGCACCAACTCGGGCGTGGTCGAAGAAAGCGGGCGAGAAAGGCTGAGGCGGCACAGGACCGAGATGGCCGGCCGGGTCTGGATACCGGAGATATGGGGCCAGGAAGGCCTGCTCAAGGATTGGATTGATAGCTCGGTCTTCGACCGGCCGCTCGTCCCCAAAGGCTTGGTGTCAGCCAGGGAAGCTTTGGTCGAGGAGTGCCGTCGGACGAGCTCAAGCTCGCGGAGGATAAAGAATCCATGCTAAGTGTTTGATTGTTTTGTTCGATCATCGTCTTCTTCCCCTTTGTTCCGAGCAAATGCCTCTCCCTCGATCTCCCCCTCGCTATCGTGCTGAATGAAGAACAAAGAGCATAGGGTGATTACGTAGTCATATAGTCTCTTTGTTTAATGGGGTCATTGGAAAGAGTCCTGTATTCATTACATATGCGTTTGTTGTTTGAGTCGTAGCAGAGATCTCGACGTGGTGTTTTGCTGCAAGTGTGCATCGAGACATTTACTTGTGTTGTAAGATTAATGGTGGTATTTTCTGTAATGATATCTTCGCTGAGACAACTAAGTGATCGATTGTGCAAACAATTATACGCTGTGGAGGTTCCTTGTGAGAATTTAGAAAAGCGTGGtattaatatgaaagatagcCAAAATAAGGGTCAGAAAGAACCGAAGGAAGTCATCTGGGGGCTTATGTGAGATTTCATAGAATCATAGGACTAATATGACAAAGAGTCATAAAAGAAGGTTTAAAAGGGGGGGAAGGCGAGGAAGTCTTGCGCGATTGAGAAGTCTTGCACGATCCTATTTGGGTTCTTTCGATTAGCCATGGATGCGACGACGGCGAGGAGAGGCCGTGGAGGCGGCGTTTGGGAGGGGCTTTACCGTGTCCTCATGCGCCGGAACTCCGTCTATGTCACCTTCGTCGTTGCCGGCGCCTTCGTCGGAGAACGGGTTTGTTCCCCTTCCTCAACCTGCCGTATAATCTGTGATTTGTGCTAGGGCTTCGATCTTTTTGAGTTTTTCCTATTTAATTTCTGCTCGATCGAGGATGGTTTGGGTCTACACATCTGGTTCTGATCTCGAGGCTCGATTGATCTTTGGTTTAGATGCTATTTTGCGTTGTCACGCTTGCTGTTGGTTGTTCCCAATTACTATATTCTCTATTACGGTAGTTCTCCAGAGCAATCAGAGCCATGGATTTCTCTTTTTCTGTTTGATTCAATTTATGCACTTGTGGTTGATCATGAAAGCCAGTGAAATCTTTGCAGAAAAAAAAAGGTGGGAAGGCAATGGGATCACCGACAGCGTGAACTGACATCATCATGCTTATTTGATTCATTTTCTTGGGCAGAAAGATTAAAAAGGATTTTGTTGGGAattaaaagagattttttttcttttttgaatagGTCTATGATGATCAGTGACTGACTATATAGTGATTAACCAGAGTTGATATGGCTTTGCTTGAGTTTTGTTGTTTATGGTGATTGatattttgttcttctttttacCGTAGGAGACACCTTGAATACTTTCGCTGTACTCACAAACTGATTGTTGTATGCAGATCGTCGACTATGGTGTTCACAAGCTGTGGGATTATAATAATGAAGGGGTAATGTTTCAGAACCATGCATCTTGAGTGACTACTTTTCTTGTTGTTGTTTATCCATTGTGTTCTACCTATACAGTTATATACGTGATATTCAAATAGTTGGCATTGCGAGGAACGGTGGTTGTATTAATTATTGTGAAACCTATTTCGATACATGAAACTTCTTTTCTgtgtacaatgatcagacatgatcTCTGGTACATATGTAAGCTGATGTGTTTAGAGGGACTAATGATTGAGATGGGTATTACAGTGTCAGAGGGAATATGTATATCGTAGTGACTGAACATTGAGATAACTCACATCACGATGATATTTCTGGAAAGAGTGCAATATTCAGTTTACGAACTATTCAGTCAGGATAATCTTAATATAAAGTGGAAATGAGACAGAGAGGTGCATGAGAAAAATAACAGATTTTGAGAATAATGTGATAGACATAGATTAAGAAACCTGAGACTGTGCTTATTGGATGGAAAGAATATGATCTCGAAGTGAAAAATAATTGTATATATTTGAATCAAGGAGTTCTATTTTGGATTTCTAGATTGCAGTTTATATTGGAAAACTTCAGTACCTTATAATATCTGCTAGGAATTTGAGAAACTATTGAAGAGGCTTGAGGAAAGTAACACCACTGGATGTAGAAGTCACTAAATCTGGAGATGTTCAAAAATCAAATTTAGAGGAAATAGAAGAATCTAATTGTATGTGCTATTGCATGGTGCAATAATGTAGGAAGAATCAAATTTAGAAGGGCATACTAGTTTAATATCTGTCAAGTGGATCGTGGCTTATTGTTGTTGATCCTGTTTCATATATGGTGGTTAGAGATGGGCTAAGTATATTCTGATTCTTGACTTTGAGAAACATCCTAAAGTTTATTGCAAAGGTTTAGGACAGACATGACAAAATGATCATTTGTTTTCCTTCATGTAATTATACGGCGGATCAACTGCCAAACAATGAAATTATACGGCGGATCATGTTAAAGCTGTTTGCTTATCTGGTACTTTTTTAGGCtgccttaaaaaaaatcatgcttttctaagatgctttaaaaaaaaagaaaattggacCTGAAAatgtatatcaatatgattcATTTTGTCTTATTAGGAGCTTTTCCTATAGGTTGATATGGAATAAAGGTTTTAAggctttttctcttttgtattgTCAGCATGAGCATAATTGCATGTAGTAATATAGGCTTTTTGACCCACCAACTAATTGATTATCATTTCAGGCAAGTACCTGTTCTGCCAAGCACAGGCCAACCCTTTTAGAGGGTTGACATTAAGTTGATAGGCAGTCATGTGATTTTGTAAAATTCTTTGACATCAAGTAGTTGAAAATTTCTACTTTCTGCTCTTTAACTGGTGTAGTTTTGTTCTTCCAATTAGGTTTGTTCCTCTTAGTATATATACCTCTAATCTTACACAAGTTATGATTTGTTATAAATTGGTCATTCAAAAGGTAACTATAACAGCCGCAAGGCCAACAACCACCTTAGAAATGATAACCTAGCTTTATGTTTCTATTGAGTTTTGTGATTGTTTCTTCAATAGGAATGTAAGTTTATTATAAAGAGAAGAAATATGGTAATCAATACAATTTTTTCGTATAACATTAGCTCATAGCTGAGGTGGAACTTCCAAAGAAGTGGTGGATTGCCCTCAGGTTGATTaatagaaaattttttttttctttttgcctaTTAGTCAGGTACCTCTGTTCTAGAGTGTCCTCTACAACCTGGTGGAGTGAAATATTAGTCTGGTAGTGGATCAtggaacactttttttttttttttgtcttttgactTGGAAATCAAAATCAGGTTGATAACATTATTAGTTGGCGTGTTAATTCTAGAAACAATAATGCTGATTGTGCCTTTTTTTTCCACTGCAGAAAAAATATGAGGATATTCCAGTACTGGGTCAAAGGCAATCAGAATGATGTGTCGAGCCACAATTCTATTTTATTATCGTCTAGGAGCTTATGTCATGTTCTACAGCTTCTAGAAACATCTTATGTTGGTCTCTGAATAACGTGTCGTATTCAGTTCAGTGATAATGTGTTTTTGAGCTTGTTTTGCTCCAATGAGTATCGAAATGATTTTTAGGTTTTGTGGCGATGCATgagaacttgtttgtaaaatgcTATTCAGCTGAACCGAATCAACCCTAAAACTTTTCCAGGGTGGAGTCATGATTTCCAGGGTGGTTGGATCCATGAAATTTTAAATAGCATTGTCCAAATCTATCTATTTGgtttgagttgtgtgtgtattttGGTTGAAGTTACTTATGATTATGTAATTGCAGCTACTACCATATAGTATTTGTGGATACATCTAAATGGTTAGTGTATTATTcttaattaaaaaaacaaaagtGTATACAAGCTAGCACACTTATTGTGATTCTTAATATTTGGTCAAAACATTATTTTATggaatacaaaataaaaaaataaactttaaaatATTATGAAAGAGAATGATATGGATTGAACGTTTTGCATTTTTGAATGGATGATGCAGTTGTTCTTGCATTCTTATAATAAAAAGACCCAAACACTctttaaaaaatcttaaatattttttttataaatataaatattaaatcgGTTGGTGGTTtagttctttattattattattattatttctgttCGATAGGTCGATCCAATCAacacaataaaattttaaattggtacaaaatatattaaaaaaacgaTTACAAGATCAAAATTACTTACATAAAGAACCATTCAGTTCCAATCTTATAATTTCAtgggtaaaaaaaagaaaaaaaagaaaaatatagtaaTTCTTATAGCGGGGTAAAACTGCAGACTCATAACAATGGAAGAATCGTCCTCTTAGCCCAATTCTAACATGGCCCATTAACAGCCCAAATAGTTATGTGGCCACCAATCCATTTTAATCGTCGGATTTGAGAACGCAGCCCGAGCCCTAAAACCTGCCGTTTCGTTGGCGTCCACTGCGGCAATGCCTGGCACTCTTTCCTCCCCTTTCGATGATCACCTCTGCCGCTCCAAATCAGCCAAAGTTCCGATTCCTTCAACGAATGTAGCTGATCTCAACTCCCATCGCTCGGTAATCTCTCGCGTCGTTCGTCTCCGTTTGATCCTGTAGTTTCTTGATGTGCAAATTGGATGGTCTTTTCCCTGTCATCGAATTGTTCTCCCTGATTGATCGCTGTAAATCATCCTATTTATCTTTTGCCTTCATGCGCTCTTTGGTTGGATAGAAAGTGACTAGAACATTTGTACTTGTTCTTCTACTTGATATGGGCCTCTGTGAGTATGTTGTTTCATCTACCAAATGTTTCCTCAAAGTGGTTGGCCATCTGAATTGTGTGCCTGTCAATGCTGATGTCAACAGTATTATTTCGTTTGAATGAATTGAGTAGGTTTGGCGTGGTTCTAATACGGGAAGGATGCTTAATTGACTTGAAGCTAATTGTAATTACCACCCATTGCTTTTGGATCCATTCAACCGAGAATACTACTGATTTACCATAAATCATGAAATTTTGTGGTCTTATtttcttttacatcaaattttgcaCTCAAGTTTTTGATTGAAAACTTGAACTCATGGTTCTTTTTACTGTTTTTGAGAAATGACCCTAAAGAAAAATCACAATTCCAAATATTTAGAAACTCAGGTGCAGCAATATCATTGATCTTGGTACTTGTAACATCCCATGATTTGAGAAAAATCTTGTTTCATTTTATGATCTTAGTGTTCAAGAACTTTCTTCATCAATACCTTCAGCGATAAAATTCTAATTGGTTTTGCACCTAGAATAGCATTTTGATTGCAAGAAATAGAGGGACTGAAAAGGGCACACAAGGTAATGTGTACACTAAGTAGCATTTCTCTGATTCCCTCATACTAAAATTCGTTGGAATTCTAACAAGAAAGTAGGTCACACAtactaaaatttattattatctgTCGTCCGTTTGTGTCATGCTTTCCTTGATATTAGCGTTCAATATATTGTCTCCTCTGCCTTACTGATAGACTTAAAAGTAATTTTAGCTGCTCATACTTTGATATAGTGTTTATGTTCATAAGATCTAATTTATCTTGGTTGTCTGCTGAACACTACCTTCCTTCTCTATTCAGGTTGGGATTGGCAATGCAAAAGACTTAACAATAAAAATGCACAGGTAAAGTTAAATTATGGGAAAAAATCTAGGTAGCCAACCCTAACTGTTGGGATATTTAAGACCGGAACTGATTTCTTATACATGTTGCTGCTGCAATTGCAATTTTCATAAGAACATGGTTCCAGATGAAGTTCAAAAGGTTGTGATGACCCAAAACATGGGTCTGCTGTATAATTTTTACATGTATATTTTTTCTTTCGGACATTCTTATGAAGATGTTTTTTGATGTTAATTTGGGAGTGATATTATTGCCTAAAGAGAATGTCATCTCATAATTTTCATACTCTCTTTGTCTCCTTTACCACTTTTGTTCGTCCCATTTCTATTGTGACTTCTACCTATCAGTTAAGTTTAACTCGTCACTGAAACTATTTCTGATACCCGAGTGAATTGAAGATTGACTACTTCCAAATACTAGTAACTAATATAAGCTTGGCCTTTTCTTGCATGCGGTGAGCATAAAAACTGAAATGATGGAAGAACCTACAAATCTTTACTGCTTATTGTTATATTTCAGTAAAATGAGATACATAAGCCAATAGTCGAGTAAGAGCATAGCACACTTTTGGGAAAGCAATCGAAAGAATGATGTCACCGGAATGCTTCTAATGATTGACAGTTTTGGATGTGTGTGATGCTATGGTGACTATGCATCCACAGTGCTTTTTCTAGGTTATTCCAATTTCCCTTTTagcttataaaaattataatattaagcaATGATGTTTAAATATCAATTGCTTGTGGTATGCTTCAGCTGTAGTATTTTGCTTGTTTAACTTTGATCAGTTGTTCTATGATGATTATGCTTTCATTTTCAGGATGCGTGCCCTACGCAAGGCCAATAGCAACAGTACTAAGTACAAATCTATTGCAGATTTACACATCTGGAAGCAACATTAGAAAGAATTTTAGCTCCGCTAGGGTGATCATGAGGTCTTCATCTTTCTGTTGCTTGAAAAGCATCTCAAAATCTTTCACACACAGGTCATCAAACTCCTTCAAGCATCTCCAGTGGATGTTTACAAGGTGAACCACATTGGACCAGAGGGAAAAAGGGCTCAAGATCGTCCCACCACATGATGGTTATATCCTGGATTCTGCCGAAGCTGGAAGACTTGGAGATCCCTGACACTTTCCATTTTGGAGCTCGTTCTGCATGTGCAGGCTTCACGGTCTCAGGTTCCATTGACCAGTCCAATGGTTCCTTCCTCGATGGAACACAGACTGGGACATGTGCTGACATGCATCTCATATCCGACCTCCTACTGTCATTTACACACAGGGAAATGGAGCTCCACAGATCACTCTGCATGTGCCAATGGTGCTTTAGCATATCTGCAGCGGAAAGTGAATGGTTAGTTTTGTGAATCAACCTCTTCCATTTAATTTCTCCTCTTTAGAATGCGCTAGATGCGAAATGATGAATGCTACATGTTCATATGATGCAATAACTAGTTATGGTATATGCATCTTGGTTCCACAGGCATTTGGGATATGTCCGAGCTGTCGCATGTTCATCCTTGAAGAATATTGATCACATTCACCGAAAGAAGGCATCACAGAATCCAATAATTGGAGCCCTTTGTACAAGCAAGCGGATACAGTTGGGAATAAAGCTGCCGCAGGTGGAAGATTATAATAAGCATGATAGGGGGAAAAGAAGGGACCAGGTGAGCGCAGTGGTTCTCTTGCATGCTTTTTGTTCCTGTTGTTTAACGTGACGCAAGATCGACATCCCTACGATCTTAAAGAGGGAGACGATAAGGGTCGTGAACCGAGATAAACATGAGCTGTTGTGCTTGCGGTATAGACAAGACTCTTCATCCCATAGCACTTCCCAGGTTTATAGTTCTTCAGAGCCAATTGGTGCAGCTTTATtctcattttcatatttgttCCCTTTATTGATATGGTCTTTGCGGTATAAAATGCAGGACTGTTACGTGATGAGATGCAAAGATTGCAGCCACAAGACATCATAAAGTCAAAGACGGGAAAGGGATGGGGGAATAAGATGAGAAGCGAAGGCCACTGAGGGCCCGAAGTGGAAAAGCTTCGTGGTGTTGACGTCGGTCTCTTTCTTATCTCTAAAGAACCCCTAAACATAAATATCACGTAAAGGCTCAGCAAATTTGTTATTACCAGCCACATTAACGATGTTGGTCAGCACAGTGGTAGCAGTCATTCTATTAGTGTTAATACGTCTTTTTGTGGGTTGACAGTGGTGGCGCACCCGGACGCGGGGCCCAAGAAGGCCCGAGAGACATCATCGTGGGCCCTGGAGTGAGACTTTGGTGCTGGAAGTCAGAAGAAAATTTGGAGCGCCAGGTCCTGTCCCCCATGGGACGTCACCCACCTCGGAAACTCGAGCTGATTGGATCAACCATTGTGGGTCCCAAGGAATGACAGGTTCTTCAGCGTGGAGCTTCGGGTCGTCCGCGTGCACTCGGCAGCGGTACGCGCGGTGTCTACGTGGAGACGCGTCAACGCGTGCCACCGACACGTTGCGGTGACGCGGCCCCTCACGCGGGTCTTAAATGACTAATTTGCCCCCGAATCAATGCGAGAAATCGCCGAACCACGCTATTGCCCAAGGATGATACGTGTCGCTCTCGGATTCCCAGTCCACATGAGCCACATTTCCCTGCCCGCAGAAGATGCTTTTAAGCGGTCGAGGGCATGGCGAGAGGGTGGTGGAGCGCAGCAGCGACTGGTagtagcagcggcagcggcgaggagGAGTTGGCAAAGCGATCGAGTTTTCGGATCCGTCCAACATATTCGAATCCAAGGGAACAACAGCAAGTCGACGGCGAGGACGGTAATGGCGTCGCCGAGCTCCTGCTTccacgtcctcctcctcctcttatcaGGTTAGTATTTGATCCACCCTCTCTACCCTTCTTTCATGTTTTCAGATTCGTTACAGCGAGCATTTGGTGACATCCCTTTAGTCTTGGCTTAGATAAAAGAGGTGCAACAATAAGGATGAGAAGATGAATTTTCGTGAAGAATTCTCTGATTCTTTGATCTCGCACATAGTTAGTTTCCAACCCCATATTCCTGTTGAAATGAAAGAGAGGCAAAAAGGACACATTTTTTTGGTGCTAGATTTGGTGCTGAAGGAGATTAGTTTAGTGGTGGAGTAGACAGAACCACATGGCTTCGTGTGTGCCGGCGAGTGTAGGCTTGTGTGGACCAGGTTGGCAAAGTCGCTTTTAGTACTTACGCCAAATGCTCGGTGGCCTCTCTGTAGATCCAAACAACGGGATTCAGTTGGATATGGGTGTTATATGCGTCCTATTTTTAGCTCTTCCCTCGGTAGTTAATCGGGTATTCGTTGCAGATCGAATCTAGTACTAAAATATAATTGAACACATGAGATAATTAGCAGTTGTTGGCTTCTTCTTCGTCTTTACAGGTCAAGTCATCCGAGTAGTTCTGAGCATGGCGGTGGGCATCAACTACGGGCAGATCGCGAACGACCTGCCGTCCCCCGGTCGAGTCGCGAGCCTCCTCCACTCCCTCAACATCAGCCGAGTGAAACTGTACGACGCGGACCAGAACGTGCTCAGCGCCTTCCTCAACACCGACGTCGAGTTCGTGATCGGGATCGGCAACGAGAACGTGTCGGCGATGACGGACCCCGCGGCCGCCCTGGGATGGCTGGAGCAGCACGTCCTGCCCTACCTCCCCTACACCAAGATCACCTGCATCGCCGTTGGCAACGAGGTGTTCAAAGGCAACGACACCACTCTGATGGCCGACCTCCTCCCCGCCATGGAATCGGTTCACCAGGGACTGGTCTCGCTCAGCCTGGAGACGAAGGTGAACGTCACCAGCGCCCACTCATTGGACATGTTGGGGAACTCCTACCCTCCCTCCGCCGGCTCCTTCCGCCAGGATCTCGCCGTCTTCATCCAGCCCATCCTCAACTTCCACTCCGTCACCAAGTCGCCCTTTCTCATCAACGCCTACCCTTACTTCGCCTACAAGGCGAACCCTAATGCAGTCTCGCTGGACTACGTCCTCTTCGAGCCGAACTCGGGAGTCGTGGATCCCAACACCAATCTGAACTATGACAACATGCTGTACGCTCAGATCGACGCGGTTTACTCTGCCATCAGGACGTGGGGGCACGCCGACATCGAGGTCAGGATTTCTGAGACGGGGTGGCCATCGAGGGGTGACAGTGATGAGGTGGGAGCGACACCGGAGAATGCTGCAAGATATAATGGTAATCTGCTGCAGAGGATAGGGATGAGCGAGGGCACTCCTCTGAAGCCGACGGTGCCGGTGGATAT contains:
- the LOC135651430 gene encoding protein BIC1-like, yielding MVPADPPKPDRTQDTGPRRELVVSSDDPEMKNSEPNVGSSTNEHVTAEITKECTNSGVVEESGRERLRRHRTEMAGRVWIPEIWGQEGLLKDWIDSSVFDRPLVPKGLVSAREALVEECRRTSSSSRRIKNPC
- the LOC135585842 gene encoding glucan endo-1,3-beta-glucosidase 14-like isoform X5, producing MREIAEPRYCPRMIRVALGFPVHMSHISLPAEDAFKRSRAWREGGGAQQRLVVAAAAARRSWQSDRVFGSVQHIRIQGNNSKSTARTVMASPSSCFHVLLLLLSGQVIRVVLSMAVGINYGQIANDLPSPGRVASLLHSLNISRVKLYDADQNVLSAFLNTDVEFVIGIGNENVSAMTDPAAALGWLEQHVLPYLPYTKITCIAVGNEVFKGNDTTLMADLLPAMESVHQGLVSLSLETKVNVTSAHSLDMLGNSYPPSAGSFRQDLAVFIQPILNFHSVTKSPFLINAYPYFAYKANPNAVSLDYVLFEPNSGVVDPNTNLNYDNMLYAQIDAVYSAIRTWGHADIEVRISETGWPSRGDSDEVGATPENAARYNGNLLQRIGMSEGTPLKPTVPVDIYVFALFNEDLKPGPTSERNYGLFYPDGTPVYNVGLHGYLPPMSASSSSSLR
- the LOC135585842 gene encoding glucan endo-1,3-beta-glucosidase 14-like isoform X1, whose translation is MREIAEPRYCPRMIRVALGFPVHMSHISLPAEDAFKRSRAWREGGGAQQRLVVAAAAARRSWQSDRVFGSVQHIRIQGNNSKSTARTVMASPSSCFHVLLLLLSGQVIRVVLSMAVGINYGQIANDLPSPGRVASLLHSLNISRVKLYDADQNVLSAFLNTDVEFVIGIGNENVSAMTDPAAALGWLEQHVLPYLPYTKITCIAVGNEVFKGNDTTLMADLLPAMESVHQGLVSLSLETKVNVTSAHSLDMLGNSYPPSAGSFRQDLAVFIQPILNFHSVTKSPFLINAYPYFAYKANPNAVSLDYVLFEPNSGVVDPNTNLNYDNMLYAQIDAVYSAIRTWGHADIEVRISETGWPSRGDSDEVGATPENAARYNGNLLQRIGMSEGTPLKPTVPVDIYVFALFNEDLKPGPTSERNYGLFYPDGTPVYNVGLHGYLPPMSASSSSSLRSGVSDPCPLIPCKIMTFDVSIPLLQMMMPGLRPFVFVVAALILAWK
- the LOC135585842 gene encoding glucan endo-1,3-beta-glucosidase 14-like isoform X3, encoding MREIAEPRYCPRMIRVALGFPVHMSHISLPAEDAFKRSRAWREGGGAQQRLVVAAAAARRSWQSDRVFGSVQHIRIQGNNSKSTARTVMASPSSCFHVLLLLLSGQVIRVVLSMAVGINYGQIANDLPSPGRVASLLHSLNISRVKLYDADQNVLSAFLNTDVEFVIGIGNENVSAMTDPAAALGWLEQHVLPYLPYTKITCIAVGNEVFKGNDTTLMADLLPAMESVHQGLVSLSLETKVNVTSAHSLDMLGNSYPPSAGSFRQDLAVFIQPILNFHSVTKSPFLINAYPYFAYKANPNAVSLDYVLFEPNSGVVDPNTNLNYDNMLYAQIDAVYSAIRTWGHADIEVRISETGWPSRGDSDEVGATPENAARYNGNLLQRIGMSEGTPLKPTVPVDIYVFALFNEDLKPGPTSERNYGLFYPDGTPVYNVGLHGYLPPMSASSSSSLRSGVSDPCPLIPSLILAWK
- the LOC135585842 gene encoding glucan endo-1,3-beta-glucosidase 14-like isoform X2, giving the protein MREIAEPRYCPRMIRVALGFPVHMSHISLPAEDAFKRSRAWREGGGAQQRLVVAAAAARRSWQSDRVFGSVQHIRIQGNNSKSTARTVMASPSSCFHVLLLLLSGQVIRVVLSMAVGINYGQIANDLPSPGRVASLLHSLNISRVKLYDADQNVLSAFLNTDVEFVIGIGNENVSAMTDPAAALGWLEQHVLPYLPYTKITCIAVGNEVFKGNDTTLMADLLPAMESVHQGLVSLSLETKVNVTSAHSLDMLGNSYPPSAGSFRQDLAVFIQPILNFHSVTKSPFLINAYPYFAYKANPNAVSLDYVLFEPNSGVVDPNTNLNYDNMLYAQIDAVYSAIRTWGHADIEVRISETGWPSRGDSDEVGATPENAARYNGNLLQRIGMSEGTPLKPTVPVDIYVFALFNEDLKPGPTSERNYGLFYPDGTPVYNVGLHGYLPPMSASSSSSLRSGMMMPGLRPFVFVVAALILAWK
- the LOC135585842 gene encoding glucan endo-1,3-beta-glucosidase 14-like isoform X4, with the translated sequence MREIAEPRYCPRMIRVALGFPVHMSHISLPAEDAFKRSRAWREGGGAQQRLVVAAAAARRSWQSDRVFGSVQHIRIQGNNSKSTARTVMASPSSCFHVLLLLLSGQVIRVVLSMAVGINYGQIANDLPSPGRVASLLHSLNISRVKLYDADQNVLSAFLNTDVEFVIGIGNENVSAMTDPAAALGWLEQHVLPYLPYTKITCIAVGNEVFKGNDTTLMADLLPAMESVHQGLVSLSLETKVNVTSAHSLDMLGNSYPPSAGSFRQDLAVFIQPILNFHSVTKSPFLINAYPYFAYKANPNAVSLDYVLFEPNSGVVDPNTNLNYDNMLYAQIDAVYSAIRTWGHADIEVRISETGWPSRGDSDEVGATPENAARYNGNLLQRIGMSEGTPLKPTVPVDIYVFALFNEDLKPGPTSERNYGLFYPDGTPVYNVGLHGYLPPMSASSSSSLRSGL
- the LOC135585842 gene encoding glucan endo-1,3-beta-glucosidase 14-like isoform X6, encoding MAVGINYGQIANDLPSPGRVASLLHSLNISRVKLYDADQNVLSAFLNTDVEFVIGIGNENVSAMTDPAAALGWLEQHVLPYLPYTKITCIAVGNEVFKGNDTTLMADLLPAMESVHQGLVSLSLETKVNVTSAHSLDMLGNSYPPSAGSFRQDLAVFIQPILNFHSVTKSPFLINAYPYFAYKANPNAVSLDYVLFEPNSGVVDPNTNLNYDNMLYAQIDAVYSAIRTWGHADIEVRISETGWPSRGDSDEVGATPENAARYNGNLLQRIGMSEGTPLKPTVPVDIYVFALFNEDLKPGPTSERNYGLFYPDGTPVYNVGLHGYLPPMSASSSSSLRSGVSDPCPLIPCKIMTFDVSIPLLQMMMPGLRPFVFVVAALILAWK